In Paenibacillus sp. G2S3, a single window of DNA contains:
- the yfkAB gene encoding radical SAM/CxCxxxxC motif protein YfkAB, translating to MNVLRPLTSSPRELSPSYDPWDPITSLRKHGRHVLTSVEFTVTNLCNMRCEHCAVGDSLTSREGDMLPLKNMLDRLEEVEHLETISITGGEPMFRAGTVDNIIVPLLKYAKERGIRSQINSNLTMPYSRYEKLLPYLDVMHISFNYVNGDDFHEVGFANSGHAVAKEAAYRLYNTMIENSRQLSEDGMLISAETMINYRTHTKLPEIHKLILDMGAKRHEVHPMYNSSFASALPVLSLNEMRTAIHSLLDTRDLEVWMLFGTLPFFACSFLEEDQKLLSRMRAEKNVTLRNDPDGRNRVNVNMFTGDVFVTDFADIAAFGNIDNQKLDDIFIDWQTKHPLNQKVNCHCDAAGCCGPNLLVADMYYPEVDFKTRKAINL from the coding sequence ATGAATGTTTTAAGACCATTAACATCTTCACCGAGGGAGCTGTCGCCAAGTTACGATCCATGGGATCCAATCACTTCTCTACGTAAGCATGGCCGCCATGTGCTAACGAGTGTGGAATTCACTGTAACCAATTTATGCAACATGCGGTGTGAGCACTGTGCTGTAGGTGATAGTCTAACCTCTAGAGAAGGGGATATGCTACCGCTTAAGAATATGCTGGACCGTTTAGAGGAAGTTGAGCATCTGGAAACCATTAGTATTACGGGCGGAGAGCCTATGTTCCGTGCCGGAACGGTAGATAATATCATTGTGCCATTGCTGAAATACGCCAAGGAGCGGGGAATCAGATCGCAAATTAATTCTAATCTGACGATGCCGTATTCCCGTTATGAGAAGCTGCTTCCATATCTGGACGTTATGCATATTTCATTTAATTATGTGAACGGTGACGATTTTCATGAAGTAGGTTTTGCGAACAGTGGTCATGCGGTTGCCAAGGAAGCCGCTTACCGGCTATATAATACAATGATTGAGAACTCTCGTCAGTTAAGTGAGGATGGTATGTTAATTTCTGCGGAAACTATGATTAATTACCGTACCCACACTAAGCTGCCTGAAATTCATAAGCTGATTCTCGACATGGGAGCAAAACGGCATGAGGTACATCCTATGTACAATTCGAGCTTTGCTTCCGCTTTGCCAGTGTTGTCCTTGAATGAAATGCGGACAGCGATCCATTCATTATTGGATACCCGTGATCTGGAGGTCTGGATGCTGTTCGGCACGCTTCCGTTTTTTGCTTGCAGCTTCCTAGAGGAAGATCAGAAATTGCTAAGTAGAATGCGTGCTGAGAAGAATGTTACGCTTCGTAATGATCCGGATGGTCGGAATCGTGTGAACGTAAATATGTTTACTGGAGATGTTTTCGTTACAGATTTCGCTGATATCGCAGCCTTTGGCAATATAGACAACCAAAAACTGGATGATATATTTATCGATTGGCAGACTAAGCATCCGCTGAACCAGAAGGTGAACTGTCACTGCGATGCAGCAGGTTGTTGCGGACCTAACCTGTTAGTAGCGGATATGTATTATCCGGAAGTTGATTTCAAAACTAGAAAAGCGATCAATCTGTAG
- a CDS encoding hemolysin family protein, with the protein MLNLLLVLVLVLLNGIFVAAEFSLVKVRQSRLTQLVSEGNKMAGYALKVNKRLDSYLSATQFGITLASLGLGWVGEPAISELLVEPLMYKMGITDGTLISTVSVVIGFSIITFLHIVLGELAPKSLAIQRTEGSALLLSAPLMFFYNLFMPFIWILNASANALLRLVGVEPANESEAAHSEEEIRILMNQSAKSGVIDKDEMKLMDNIFEFSDLLAREVMLPRTDMDVLYSNLSLEENMKIITETRHSRYPVAFEDKDRIIGFIHITDLLFAPPEQQNDLTTLVRPILNVPESMEISHTLRFMQKNKAQLTLVVDEYGGTAGLLTAEEILEEIVGDLHDEFEDERPSVERNGDYISVEGRMLIEDVNDLTGVVIEDDEVDSIGGWLFKELEGNPSKGKRVKVEDVVFEVEESTRLRITRINIHHEPRVEDEESSSEQDEDKE; encoded by the coding sequence ATGCTTAATCTTTTGCTTGTTCTGGTGCTCGTATTATTAAACGGAATTTTTGTAGCAGCGGAGTTCTCATTAGTTAAGGTCAGGCAGTCTCGTCTGACCCAACTTGTAAGTGAAGGTAATAAAATGGCAGGATATGCGCTCAAGGTTAATAAGAGACTGGATTCGTACTTATCTGCCACCCAGTTTGGGATTACACTCGCGTCACTGGGATTAGGTTGGGTCGGGGAGCCGGCCATTTCAGAGCTGTTGGTTGAGCCGTTAATGTATAAAATGGGGATTACGGATGGTACTCTGATTTCTACTGTTTCTGTTGTTATCGGATTTTCCATTATTACATTTTTACATATTGTACTTGGTGAGCTTGCACCGAAATCTCTTGCGATTCAAAGAACAGAAGGATCTGCTCTACTACTCTCGGCACCGCTGATGTTCTTCTATAATCTGTTCATGCCTTTTATCTGGATATTGAATGCATCGGCGAATGCATTGCTTCGTTTAGTGGGTGTTGAGCCTGCGAATGAGAGTGAGGCTGCCCACTCGGAAGAGGAAATTCGTATCCTGATGAATCAGAGTGCTAAGAGTGGTGTCATTGATAAAGATGAGATGAAACTGATGGATAACATCTTTGAATTCTCGGATCTACTCGCTCGTGAAGTCATGCTGCCTCGTACGGATATGGATGTGCTGTACAGCAATCTTTCGCTCGAAGAAAATATGAAGATCATTACCGAAACGAGACATTCACGTTATCCGGTTGCTTTTGAAGACAAGGACCGAATTATTGGTTTTATTCATATTACCGATCTGCTGTTTGCTCCACCTGAGCAGCAGAATGATCTCACGACGCTGGTTCGACCGATCCTTAACGTACCAGAATCGATGGAGATTAGCCATACTTTGCGATTTATGCAGAAGAATAAAGCTCAGCTAACGCTAGTTGTCGATGAATATGGCGGTACAGCAGGCTTGTTGACAGCAGAAGAAATTCTGGAAGAAATCGTAGGCGATCTGCATGATGAATTTGAAGATGAGCGTCCGAGTGTAGAACGCAATGGCGATTACATTTCTGTTGAAGGCCGGATGCTGATTGAAGATGTCAACGATCTTACGGGTGTAGTGATCGAGGATGATGAAGTGGATTCCATTGGCGGCTGGTTGTTTAAGGAGCTGGAAGGTAATCCAAGCAAGGGAAAACGAGTTAAAGTTGAAGATGTTGTCTTTGAAGTAGAGGAATCGACAAGACTGCGGATTACTAGAATTAATATTCATCATGAACCGCGTGTCGAGGATGAAGAAAGCTCTTCAGAACAAGATGAAGATAAAGAATAA
- a CDS encoding response regulator transcription factor yields MKKKLLLVEDEIRIRELVSDYFIQNDWEVLEADNGRDALVWFDSLLPDLLILDIMMPAMNGFEVCREVREKSAVPIILLTAKSTDDDKIYGFELGADDYVTKPFSPKVLVARANALMKRVEGSHQPESSIIKFGSAMFNTLAHRLEVEDAEVELTPKEYDLLWLLIRNKGIVISRDTILSRIWGIEFEGDSRVVDSHIKKLRSKLGYESRFIRTVIGTGYMFEEEA; encoded by the coding sequence TTGAAAAAGAAGCTTCTTCTCGTTGAGGATGAAATTCGTATTCGTGAACTGGTGTCTGATTATTTCATACAGAATGATTGGGAAGTACTCGAAGCAGATAATGGAAGAGATGCATTGGTTTGGTTTGACTCACTGCTGCCGGATCTGCTGATTTTGGATATCATGATGCCTGCTATGAATGGCTTTGAAGTATGCCGTGAAGTTCGTGAAAAATCAGCGGTACCTATCATTTTGTTAACCGCCAAGTCTACAGATGACGACAAAATCTACGGATTTGAATTAGGAGCGGATGATTATGTTACCAAGCCATTTAGTCCAAAGGTGCTGGTAGCCCGGGCAAATGCACTTATGAAGCGGGTTGAAGGCTCCCATCAGCCTGAATCCAGCATAATAAAATTTGGTTCCGCGATGTTTAACACCTTAGCTCATCGGTTAGAGGTAGAAGATGCGGAAGTGGAGCTTACCCCTAAGGAATACGATCTTTTATGGCTTTTAATACGAAATAAAGGGATTGTCATTTCAAGGGATACAATCCTTAGCCGGATCTGGGGAATTGAATTTGAAGGAGATTCCAGAGTTGTGGACAGTCATATCAAGAAGCTGCGAAGTAAATTAGGCTATGAGTCACGTTTTATTCGTACGGTGATTGGCACAGGGTACATGTTTGAGGAAGAGGCATGA
- a CDS encoding HAMP domain-containing sensor histidine kinase — translation MRRRGITFKLFVMTVIFFLCFYGMVILSQLLLFDNFYQKQKENRVEKHLKSFAARYISEPWGSTRTSQELVRFMLRNKTQMVILKLDGKMNSEDPFHIKLVDDNGKSMVVSLSLFMNQYGDALRAANIKVDDQLSVEGELLDEDSSSPVILYPISITKKGDGTIGDTEETGTIHAAGTVAEIVMPDMKIWNPRQGILFEALEEWFPLTPAQIDDFKNLKIQKQDWIAPWSGSRNSVIILPLKQSNGEIELLFTVTSLQEVKDSNEALRWFFLYLGIGGIVLILVLSLFFSKMVTRPLIKLNNIAKRMVSLDFTGDTSIRQKDELGSLSNSMFTLSLSLDAALRELREANQQLVEDMEQKQRMEIMQQDFFANASHELKTPLSIIKGFAEGLEDGVSAGKQDHYIKVIIEEADKMEFLVKNMLDLARLESGTIKLRKTSFMLSELTEKVTDKLVHLLSEKHLEVIIIPANELPVYADVNWIEQVVLNFMTNAIRHAEEKSAITVNIESHAQTIVFTIQNIGESIPEDQLEQIWERFYRSEPSRSRMTGGTGLGLSIAKRILDMHACVYTVKNTENGVSFTMTFEG, via the coding sequence ATGAGAAGACGTGGAATTACCTTTAAACTATTTGTGATGACTGTTATCTTTTTCCTTTGCTTCTATGGCATGGTGATTCTTAGCCAACTGCTGTTATTTGACAATTTCTATCAGAAGCAAAAAGAGAACCGCGTAGAGAAACACCTTAAGAGCTTTGCTGCAAGATATATAAGCGAGCCGTGGGGGAGCACTCGAACCTCCCAAGAGCTCGTTCGTTTTATGCTGCGGAATAAAACACAAATGGTTATTTTGAAGCTGGATGGAAAAATGAATTCGGAAGATCCATTTCATATAAAGTTAGTTGATGATAATGGAAAGAGTATGGTTGTCTCATTATCCCTATTCATGAATCAGTACGGAGATGCGCTTAGAGCAGCAAACATTAAAGTAGATGATCAGTTGAGCGTTGAAGGTGAACTTCTGGATGAAGACAGTTCTTCACCCGTTATACTCTACCCCATAAGTATTACAAAAAAAGGGGACGGAACAATAGGGGATACAGAAGAGACTGGGACGATTCATGCAGCAGGCACTGTTGCGGAAATTGTAATGCCTGATATGAAAATATGGAATCCACGCCAAGGAATACTGTTTGAGGCTCTAGAGGAATGGTTTCCTTTGACGCCGGCGCAGATAGACGACTTCAAAAATTTGAAAATACAGAAGCAAGACTGGATTGCTCCCTGGAGTGGGAGTCGCAATTCTGTGATTATTTTGCCCCTTAAGCAAAGTAACGGAGAAATAGAACTATTATTCACAGTGACCTCGTTACAGGAAGTTAAGGATTCGAACGAGGCGTTGCGTTGGTTCTTTTTATATCTGGGAATTGGCGGCATTGTTCTGATTCTGGTGCTTTCACTCTTTTTTTCGAAAATGGTAACGCGTCCGCTAATTAAGTTAAACAACATAGCTAAACGGATGGTTTCTCTGGACTTTACAGGGGACACATCGATTCGGCAGAAGGATGAGTTAGGCAGCCTTTCTAATAGCATGTTCACCTTATCACTAAGTCTGGATGCTGCTTTACGAGAGTTAAGAGAGGCCAATCAGCAGCTTGTTGAGGATATGGAGCAGAAACAAAGAATGGAGATCATGCAGCAGGACTTTTTTGCCAATGCCTCTCATGAATTGAAGACACCGCTCAGTATTATCAAAGGTTTTGCCGAGGGATTGGAAGACGGCGTTAGCGCAGGCAAGCAGGATCACTACATTAAGGTGATTATTGAGGAAGCAGATAAAATGGAGTTTCTTGTTAAAAATATGCTGGATCTAGCACGGTTGGAGTCGGGCACGATTAAACTTCGGAAAACTTCCTTTATGTTAAGTGAACTGACGGAAAAGGTGACGGACAAGCTAGTCCACTTGCTGAGTGAAAAACATTTGGAGGTCATCATAATTCCTGCAAATGAGTTGCCAGTATATGCTGATGTGAACTGGATCGAACAAGTTGTGCTGAATTTTATGACCAATGCTATTAGGCATGCGGAAGAAAAAAGTGCCATCACCGTCAATATTGAGAGTCATGCCCAGACTATTGTATTCACTATTCAAAATATAGGAGAATCAATCCCCGAAGATCAGCTGGAGCAAATCTGGGAACGGTTCTATCGCTCTGAGCCATCCCGCAGTCGAATGACCGGCGGTACGGGTCTGGGGCTTTCCATTGCGAAGCGAATACTAGATATGCACGCTTGTGTTTATACTGTGAAAAATACGGAGAACGGTGTCAGCTTTACTATGACCTTTGAAGGGTAA
- the pssA gene encoding CDP-diacylglycerol--serine O-phosphatidyltransferase has translation MKLNWLPSMCTLANLGLGSLSLYFTIQERYSVALLMILLAAICDVLDGLLAGILHCTSEFGKQLDSLADIISFGLAPTFLILLYKLEDAHWIGPAVSVFFLICGALRLARFNLSAPSKGFVGMPITAAGVILSMISLLDERMKPGLVIVLMAVLSVMMISRIPFPSLKKSFNRK, from the coding sequence ATGAAATTGAACTGGTTGCCTTCAATGTGCACACTTGCAAACTTGGGACTCGGGTCACTATCCTTGTATTTTACGATTCAAGAACGATATAGCGTGGCTTTACTAATGATATTACTCGCGGCAATATGCGATGTACTGGATGGATTACTGGCAGGAATACTGCATTGTACTAGTGAATTCGGTAAACAATTGGACTCATTGGCGGATATTATATCATTTGGTTTAGCGCCAACTTTCCTTATCCTATTGTATAAGTTAGAAGATGCTCACTGGATTGGACCTGCAGTTTCGGTTTTCTTTTTGATTTGTGGTGCACTTCGATTGGCCAGATTTAATCTGTCGGCGCCTTCCAAAGGGTTCGTGGGGATGCCCATTACTGCTGCTGGAGTCATTCTGTCGATGATTTCTTTACTAGATGAACGTATGAAACCGGGATTGGTCATCGTATTAATGGCAGTGCTGTCCGTAATGATGATCAGTCGTATCCCATTTCCGTCCCTTAAAAAATCCTTCAACAGGAAGTGA
- a CDS encoding DedA family protein, with protein sequence MPWIIEIISQYGYFAIFALMALGIIGLPVPDEVLMLFVGYLSSLMVLDFSLSVLVCFMGSITGMLISYTIGLRLGQPVVEKFGKWVGLTPKRFASMKRWFLRFGNWAIFIAYFIPGLRHVSSYISGISAMSFKKYILITTAGALTWSLLFVSIGFFVGAKFSFL encoded by the coding sequence ATGCCTTGGATTATAGAGATCATTTCACAGTACGGATATTTTGCCATATTTGCCCTTATGGCACTTGGGATTATCGGACTTCCTGTACCTGATGAGGTGTTAATGCTGTTTGTAGGTTATTTATCCTCCCTTATGGTTTTGGACTTTTCACTTTCGGTATTGGTTTGTTTCATGGGATCCATCACAGGCATGCTTATCAGCTATACCATTGGTCTAAGACTAGGGCAACCTGTGGTAGAAAAATTCGGCAAGTGGGTGGGCCTTACACCCAAGCGTTTTGCCAGTATGAAAAGATGGTTTTTGCGATTCGGCAACTGGGCGATTTTCATTGCCTATTTCATTCCAGGTCTGAGGCATGTATCAAGCTATATCTCTGGTATCAGTGCTATGTCCTTCAAAAAATATATTCTCATAACAACTGCAGGAGCGCTAACCTGGTCACTCCTGTTTGTTTCCATCGGCTTTTTTGTAGGAGCTAAGTTTTCCTTTTTATAG
- a CDS encoding AI-2E family transporter gives MNVFKRFYANISTRRFFILALLGLLLYSIRGMLNLVLLTFLIAFVMNSFQTLLSKWIGKFMKVNSKVIIVILYLALIAVIVLALAKYLPKVLEQIKQLTIFLTNLKSDDLPQNKITLYLYDMLRDLNYQSYIKRGIDYVLKVSNWGATFVISTILSFVFILEKNRVVSFTSRMRESRIAWFYIDLEFFSRKFIVSFGKVIEAQILIAMFNTCLTVIGLWLLNFPYLFALSILIFLLSLIPVVGFLISLIPLLIIGYNIGGLTTVTYVLAIIAVLHFLEGYFLNPKLMSTKMNLPMFYTFIVLLFSEHYIGVWGLILGIPIFVFMLDILEITDEDSPTKV, from the coding sequence ATGAATGTATTCAAGCGATTTTACGCGAATATAAGCACCAGACGCTTTTTTATTCTCGCACTTCTCGGATTGCTGCTGTACAGTATTCGAGGGATGCTTAATCTGGTGTTGCTGACGTTTTTGATTGCTTTTGTCATGAACAGCTTTCAGACATTGCTTAGTAAATGGATTGGTAAATTTATGAAGGTAAACAGTAAGGTGATTATTGTCATTTTATACCTCGCTTTAATCGCAGTGATTGTACTGGCCCTTGCTAAATATCTTCCTAAGGTATTGGAACAGATTAAGCAATTAACCATCTTCCTTACCAATCTCAAATCAGATGATCTTCCGCAGAACAAAATCACATTGTATTTGTATGATATGCTCAGGGACCTTAACTATCAGTCCTACATCAAAAGAGGCATTGATTATGTACTAAAGGTTAGCAACTGGGGTGCCACTTTCGTTATATCAACCATTCTAAGCTTTGTGTTTATTCTGGAGAAGAACCGGGTGGTCAGTTTCACTTCTAGGATGAGAGAGAGCCGGATTGCTTGGTTTTATATAGATCTGGAGTTTTTCAGCCGAAAATTTATCGTTTCCTTTGGGAAAGTAATTGAAGCGCAAATTCTCATTGCCATGTTCAACACCTGTCTTACTGTTATTGGCTTGTGGCTGCTTAACTTCCCATATTTATTTGCCTTGTCGATCTTGATTTTTCTGCTCAGTCTCATTCCGGTGGTTGGTTTTTTGATTTCGCTCATTCCGCTTTTAATCATCGGCTACAACATCGGCGGTCTGACAACCGTTACTTATGTACTGGCGATCATTGCGGTGTTGCATTTTCTCGAAGGCTACTTCTTGAATCCCAAGCTGATGTCCACAAAAATGAATTTACCGATGTTCTACACCTTCATCGTGTTGTTGTTCTCTGAGCATTATATAGGTGTCTGGGGACTTATTCTTGGCATTCCTATTTTTGTATTTATGTTGGATATCCTTGAAATTACCGACGAAGATTCGCCTACAAAAGTGTAG
- a CDS encoding spore coat associated protein CotJA yields MESQLRRYTPFRGPFDPCPPVPFKTYVVPPNQFITFQPPDLPQFSLQEALKYGTLWPALFSPYESKCKGGGK; encoded by the coding sequence ATGGAATCACAGCTACGGAGGTACACCCCGTTTAGGGGCCCGTTTGATCCTTGCCCACCGGTGCCATTCAAGACATATGTAGTTCCACCGAATCAGTTCATCACCTTTCAGCCACCCGATTTACCGCAGTTTAGTTTGCAGGAGGCTTTGAAGTATGGCACGCTCTGGCCAGCACTGTTCAGCCCGTATGAATCAAAGTGCAAAGGAGGAGGAAAGTAG
- a CDS encoding spore coat protein CotJB yields the protein MEANPCDQRYYEMLEELQTLDFALVELNLYLNTHPDDLRSIEQFNQLTQERTKLANQFQELYGPLQNFGRAYSKCPWEWNQAPWPWQV from the coding sequence ATGGAGGCAAACCCTTGCGATCAACGATATTATGAAATGCTTGAAGAGCTGCAGACTCTTGATTTTGCCTTGGTGGAGTTAAACTTATATCTGAACACTCATCCTGATGATTTAAGAAGTATTGAACAATTTAATCAGCTGACTCAGGAACGTACCAAGCTCGCGAATCAATTTCAGGAATTATACGGTCCGCTGCAGAATTTTGGTCGCGCTTATTCGAAATGTCCGTGGGAATGGAATCAGGCTCCTTGGCCTTGGCAGGTGTAA
- a CDS encoding manganese catalase family protein, producing the protein MWIYEKKLQYPVRVGKCDIRMARYLSEQYGGADGELAAALRYMNQRYTIPDKVIGVLNDISTEEFAHLEMIATMIYKLTKDASVCELEEAGLGPHFAAHDHALFYNNASGVPFTTAYIAAKGDPLADLYEDIAAEEKARATYQWLIDMTDDVDLQDSLKFLREREIIHAIRFKEAVQIIIDDRNQKRVF; encoded by the coding sequence ATGTGGATATATGAGAAGAAGCTGCAATATCCGGTACGGGTCGGTAAATGTGATATCCGGATGGCGCGTTATTTAAGTGAGCAATACGGAGGAGCCGACGGTGAGCTCGCCGCAGCCCTGCGCTATATGAATCAAAGATACACGATTCCGGATAAAGTTATTGGCGTTTTGAACGATATTTCTACAGAAGAATTCGCCCACCTCGAGATGATTGCAACGATGATCTATAAGCTGACAAAGGATGCGTCGGTTTGCGAATTAGAGGAAGCTGGATTAGGCCCTCATTTTGCAGCGCATGATCATGCCTTGTTCTACAATAATGCCTCAGGCGTACCATTTACAACAGCCTATATCGCTGCCAAGGGTGACCCGCTGGCTGATCTTTATGAGGACATTGCGGCTGAAGAAAAGGCTCGGGCTACATATCAGTGGCTGATTGACATGACGGATGACGTGGATCTGCAGGATAGCCTTAAGTTCCTAAGGGAGCGGGAGATTATCCATGCGATTCGGTTTAAAGAAGCCGTGCAGATTATTATTGACGATCGGAATCAGAAGCGGGTATTTTGA
- a CDS encoding MmcQ/YjbR family DNA-binding protein: MKNNIIEYCLKKKGATQEHPFGPTPLVIKVADKMFALIFEEKGKDVRLNLKCDPIIAENLREQHDCVRPGFHMNKKHWNSIMIDGSLSESDVFDMIDHSYDMVVKKLPKSLREAIVEMN; this comes from the coding sequence TTGAAGAATAATATCATCGAATACTGTTTGAAAAAGAAAGGAGCGACTCAGGAGCATCCGTTTGGGCCTACACCATTAGTCATCAAAGTTGCTGATAAAATGTTCGCGCTTATTTTTGAGGAAAAAGGGAAGGATGTTCGCTTAAACTTAAAATGTGACCCGATCATTGCGGAAAACCTAAGAGAGCAGCATGATTGCGTTCGGCCAGGCTTTCATATGAACAAAAAACACTGGAATTCGATCATGATCGATGGTTCCTTGTCAGAGTCGGATGTCTTTGACATGATTGACCACTCCTACGATATGGTAGTCAAAAAGCTTCCTAAAAGCCTACGAGAAGCTATAGTGGAAATGAACTGA
- a CDS encoding MATE family efflux transporter — protein sequence MNNQIKDRFANQSIPKLIFLLAIPAVIAQLINAMYSVVDRMFLGRMEEGGTLALSAIGISFPIIMLISAFAALIGAGGAPLASIKMGEGEHKKAEELLGSCFTMLLMASVILTALFLIFKSPFLTLFGASHDTLPLASDFLSIYLLGTVAVLISLGLNPFIAAQGYAKTAMLTVCIGAVVNIVLDAIFIFQMNMGIKGAALATVIAQFISAGWVLGFLISKRAHLRLRLSNMRIKPKEAASVLALGLSPFIMMSTESLIQIVFNTSLAKFGGDMYVAAMGIMGTLMQIFGTLLSGFAQGAQPIISYNYGARDFARVKSTILYCSVFCAAFGLSMWGVAIFVPKLPIIIFTNNPELVALTARLMKIFFLGTCIFGIQLAFQQVFIALGQARVSIFIAILRKIILLIPLVLLLPTFISPKTDAVIIAEPIADFCAALTCCVLFGLTIKKLFKDRSDKAGML from the coding sequence ATGAATAATCAAATAAAGGATCGTTTTGCCAACCAAAGTATACCCAAGCTTATTTTCTTATTGGCTATTCCTGCCGTTATAGCTCAGCTAATCAATGCCATGTACAGTGTAGTTGACCGGATGTTCCTCGGAAGAATGGAGGAGGGGGGAACACTAGCCTTATCCGCTATAGGGATATCTTTTCCGATCATTATGTTGATTTCAGCATTTGCAGCTCTAATCGGAGCTGGTGGGGCACCCCTAGCTTCCATAAAGATGGGCGAAGGAGAACATAAAAAAGCAGAAGAATTACTGGGAAGTTGTTTTACTATGCTGCTGATGGCATCCGTAATCCTAACCGCTTTGTTTCTGATCTTTAAGTCGCCTTTCTTAACGTTATTCGGAGCGAGCCACGATACATTGCCGCTGGCTAGTGATTTTTTAAGCATATACCTTCTAGGAACTGTGGCGGTGCTCATTTCGTTGGGATTGAATCCATTTATTGCAGCACAAGGTTATGCCAAAACAGCCATGCTCACGGTGTGCATTGGTGCGGTCGTAAATATCGTCCTAGATGCCATTTTTATTTTTCAGATGAATATGGGCATTAAGGGTGCAGCGTTGGCTACTGTTATTGCTCAATTTATTTCGGCCGGTTGGGTACTGGGGTTCTTAATCTCTAAACGAGCTCATCTGCGCTTACGCCTATCCAATATGCGTATTAAACCTAAGGAAGCTGCAAGTGTACTTGCATTGGGACTTTCTCCGTTTATTATGATGTCGACCGAAAGTTTAATTCAAATTGTATTTAACACGTCCTTAGCTAAATTTGGAGGCGATATGTACGTTGCTGCCATGGGGATTATGGGAACATTGATGCAAATCTTTGGGACGTTGTTATCTGGTTTTGCGCAAGGGGCACAGCCTATTATTAGCTATAATTATGGCGCTCGCGATTTCGCACGTGTAAAATCCACCATTTTATATTGCAGTGTTTTTTGCGCAGCTTTCGGATTGTCGATGTGGGGCGTGGCCATTTTTGTTCCGAAGCTGCCCATTATCATTTTTACCAACAATCCTGAGCTTGTGGCTCTGACCGCTAGATTAATGAAGATATTTTTCCTTGGCACTTGTATTTTTGGTATTCAATTAGCGTTTCAACAAGTATTTATTGCTTTGGGACAAGCACGAGTTTCTATTTTTATTGCGATCTTGCGTAAGATTATTTTGCTTATTCCATTGGTCCTTTTGCTCCCGACATTTATTAGCCCGAAAACAGATGCAGTAATTATTGCTGAGCCTATTGCTGATTTTTGTGCAGCACTGACTTGTTGTGTTTTATTTGGACTCACTATAAAGAAGCTTTTTAAAGATAGGTCTGATAAAGCTGGAATGCTGTGA
- the pgmB gene encoding beta-phosphoglucomutase, with product MNATSQIQAVIFDLDGVITDTAEYHYQAWGMIAKELSLPFTREFNENLKGVSRIASLELLLGQAAAPHTYSPEEMEEMANRKNEFYQQLIQQVTPADVLPGISELLAELKDHGVKTGIASASKNAFTVIRLLGMEKDFGVIVDAAKLARNKPDPEVFLTAADALGVDPQFCVGVEDAVAGVEAIKAAGMFAVYISLQESLSIADMNLNNTAELNYSELNQQFANKNRVTK from the coding sequence ATGAATGCAACATCTCAAATTCAAGCCGTAATCTTTGATCTAGACGGCGTTATTACCGATACCGCAGAATACCATTATCAGGCTTGGGGCATGATTGCGAAAGAGCTGAGCCTCCCGTTCACCCGAGAGTTCAATGAGAATCTCAAAGGTGTATCGCGCATAGCCTCACTGGAGTTGCTACTTGGACAAGCGGCAGCTCCGCACACTTACTCTCCCGAAGAGATGGAGGAGATGGCGAACCGCAAAAATGAGTTTTATCAGCAGCTCATTCAGCAGGTAACCCCGGCCGATGTGCTGCCTGGTATTTCTGAATTGCTCGCTGAGCTGAAGGATCACGGAGTGAAGACTGGCATTGCCTCCGCTAGTAAAAATGCCTTTACAGTTATCCGCCTTCTAGGTATGGAGAAAGACTTCGGAGTTATTGTAGATGCAGCCAAGCTTGCCCGCAACAAACCAGACCCGGAAGTATTCCTGACCGCCGCCGATGCGCTTGGTGTAGATCCGCAATTTTGCGTCGGGGTCGAAGACGCAGTCGCCGGGGTAGAAGCGATCAAAGCGGCAGGTATGTTCGCTGTATATATCTCCTTACAGGAGAGCTTGTCCATCGCTGATATGAACTTGAACAACACTGCTGAACTTAACTACTCCGAGCTAAACCAGCAATTCGCTAATAAGAATAGAGTAACTAAATAA